Below is a window of Mucilaginibacter ginkgonis DNA.
GAACGTTATCGTCAGTTTATAGAATATTTTTCTGCTAATCAGCCAATAGCAGAAACAGAACTGCGTTATACTAATCCATACGAATTATTAGTTGCAGTGAGCCTATCTGCACAATGCACAGACAAGCGCATTAACCAGGTTACGCCAGCGTTATTTCAGCGGTTCCCGGATGTAATATCTTTAGCAGCCGCGTCTGTCGACGAGGTGTTCCGCTATATCCGCAGCGTTAGCTACCCAAATAATAAGGCTAAGCACCTGGTAGGCATGGCCAAAATGCTTATCAGTAATTTCAACGGCGAAGTGCCCGGCGATATAGACCAGTTGCAAAAATTGCCCGGCGTAGGCCGCAAGACCGCTAATGTTATCGCCTCGGTGATATTTGATATTCCGGCTATAGCTGTGGATACGCACGTGTTTCGCGTAGCAAACCGAATAGGTCTGACTACAAACGCGAAGACCCCGTTGGCTGTAGAAAAACAGCTGATGGAAAACATGCCTGAAGAGTTATTCGGCATTGCGCACCACTGGCTCATATTACATGGGCGCTATATTTGCATTGCCCGCCGCCCCAAATGCGAAGTATGCCCCCTTACCTATTTCTGCCGATACTTCGAAAAAGCCAATACAGAAGCCGCCTTGCTGCGCGCCGAAAAAGCTAGGTTGAAGAAGGCTAAGGACATAAAGAAATCTAAACTGCAAAAGGCGATGGATAGAGGGCTGAAAAAGATCAGTGTTGATAAAAAGAATTGATACTAATTCGAAGGTTGGGTAAGTTTAAACCATAAACCAAGATGTTGTTCAAGCTCAGGGGAGAATCTTCTTCAGCATTGCAATAACGCATAAGATGCTTCGACAGGCTCAGCATGACAGAGTTGATGATTTGCGTTAGGGACAGAAGCGGCATCCTGCGAAGCAGATACAGCGGATGGCCCGACCCGATCCCGATCA
It encodes the following:
- the nth gene encoding endonuclease III, whose amino-acid sequence is MLKQERYRQFIEYFSANQPIAETELRYTNPYELLVAVSLSAQCTDKRINQVTPALFQRFPDVISLAAASVDEVFRYIRSVSYPNNKAKHLVGMAKMLISNFNGEVPGDIDQLQKLPGVGRKTANVIASVIFDIPAIAVDTHVFRVANRIGLTTNAKTPLAVEKQLMENMPEELFGIAHHWLILHGRYICIARRPKCEVCPLTYFCRYFEKANTEAALLRAEKARLKKAKDIKKSKLQKAMDRGLKKISVDKKN